The genome window GGCTGGCGCGATCCTCGGCCGTGAGCTTGGAGAGCAGGGTCCGGCGCAGATCCTCGTCCAGATTGTTCAGGAGGTCCGTGGCGTCGTCCGGGGACATGTGCTCGATGATGCGGGCGGCCAAGCCGAGGCTCAGGCTGCGCACGAGCATCGCTTGGTCATGGCTGTCCATCTCAGCGATGGACTCGGCGGCGTCCTCCAGCGGCAACTGCTTGATGAAGGCCACCTGGTCCTCGATGTCCAGGGCCTCGATATGCTCGGCCGCGTCGGCCGGGTGGGCCAGTTCGAGCTGTTCGTCGTCCGACGGACGCTCGACCTGTTCCTCCACCGGCGTCGCCTGCTCCAGAAGGGTGTCCCTTTCCTCGCTCATAGCGGACGATCTCTAGCCTAATTCACTGGTCAGGTCAAAACTCCCGTGCCCCGGAACGTGTGAAAAAACCGTGACAATGGGCCTGGACTTGACGGGGGGGAGAGGGGTAGCTTACTGCCGAAACACCGCACAAACGGAACCCCGATGGCCGACACACTCTTTGATCGCTTTTTTCAGAACGAGGCCCGCCTCTTCCTGCTCACCACCATCCGCGTGGCCCTCTCCGAGGACGGGCCGGACCTCACCTCGGACGGCATCTTCGCCCCCGAGGACATGGCCCAGGCCCACATCGTGGCCAGGCAGTCCTGCGTGGCCGCCGGGCTGCCCATCGCCTCCCTGGTGCTGGACTTCTGCGGCGGCGGACACCAGGTCCTGCTCAACATGGACGAGGGCGAACGGGTCTCCGACGGCGCGGTCCTGGCCGTGATCCAGGCCCCAGCGGCCCGGCTGCTCAAGGCCGAACGGGTCATCCTCAACTTCATCTGCCACCTCTCGGGCATCGCCACCCTCACGGCCCGCTACGTGGACGCCCTGGCGGGCAGCCGCACCCGGCTCCTGGACACGCGCAAGACCCTGCCCGGACTGCGCTATCCGGAAAAATACGCCGTGCTGGCCGGGGGCGGCCTGAACCATCGCCGCAACCTCACCGAGATGCTCCTGGTCAAGAACAACCACATCGACCGCGCCGGAAGCATCACCGAGGCCGTGAAGCGCCTGCGCGCGGCCCACTCCCCCTGCCCGCCCCTGGAGGTGGAGTGCCGCACCCTGGACGAGGTGCGCGAGGCTGTGGCATGCTCCGTCGAAAGAATCATGTTCGACAACATGGGCCCGGACGGGATCGCGGCCGCCCTGCGGCTCGTTCCGAAGGGCATCGAAACCGAGGTCAGCGGCAACGTGACGCTGGAAACCGTGGCCGAGATCGGCCGTCTGGGACCGGATTTCGTGTCCGTGGGCCGGATCACCCATTCCGCTCCCGTGGCGGACATGAGCCTGCGCATAACCCCACTCTGAACCATGAACGACATCCATTCCCGCATTGAAGCCCTGCGCGCCGCGCTGGGCGGCCGCCTGGCCATCCTCGGCCACCACTACCAATCCGACGAGGTCGTGGCGCACACGGACTACCGGGGCGACTCCCTGGAACTCTCCCGCCGGGTGCCGGAGCTCTCCGCCGGGCACATCGTCTTCTGCGGGGTCTTCTTCATGGCCGAGTCCGCCGCCGTGCTGGCGAGGGAAGGCCAGAAGGTCCACACCCCGGCCCCCGAGGCGGGCTGCACCATGTCCAACATGGCCCCCGCACCGCTGCTGGCGGCCGTGCTGGAGTCCCTCGGCCGCGCCGGCCGCCGCGTGACGCCCCTGACCTACGTGAACTCCTCGGCCGAGGTGAAGGCCGTCTGCGGCCGCTTCGGCGGCAGCGTCTGCACCTCGGCCAACGCCAAGACCATGCTCGCCTGGGCCCTGGGCCAGGGCGAGGCCGTGCTCTTCCTGCCGGACAAGAACCTGGCCGCCAACACCGCCGACACCCTGGGCCTGTCCCGGGACGAGCGCCACGTCCTGGACATCCGCGCCCTGGGGAGCCGCCTGGACCTGGCGGCCGCGTCCAGGGCCCGGCTCCTCGTCTGGCCCGGCTGCTGCTCCATTCATCACCGCTTCCGGGCCCGCCACGTGGCCGAGGCCCGCGCCGCGCATCCCGGCTGTCTGGTGGCCGTGCATCCCGAGTGCCCGGACGAAACCGTGCGCGCCGCCGACGCCGCCGGTTCCACCTCCTTCCTCATCGATTTCACGGCCAAGGCCCCGGCCGGGTCCACCCTGGTCATCGGCACCGAGGAAGCCCTGGTTCACCGCCTGGCCAAGCAATACGCGGGCGAAAAGACCGTTCTTCCGCTGAAGGACGTGCGCTGCGGCAACATGGCCAAGACCACGCCCGAGCGCCTGGCCGCCCTGCTGGAAACCCTGGACCGCGCCGAGCCGGTGCGCGTGGCTCCCGAAATCGCGGAGTCCGCGAACCTGGCCCTGCGGCGGATGCTCGACGCCTGCGCCCGGGCCTGAAGGAGCGCCCCGCCATGAACAACCACGTGAAGACCGACGTTCTGGTCATCGGCTCCGGCATCGCCGGAGCCATCGCCGCCCTGACCCTGGCGGCCTCCGGCCGGGAAGTGACCCTGATCACGGCCGCCGACAACCTCTTCATCGGCAACACCCGGCTGGCCCAGGGCGGCATCGTCTTCCACGCCCTGCAGGACAACCCCCGCAAGCTGGAACAGGACATCCTCACCGCGGGCTGGAACCAGAACCTGCTGCGGGCGGTGCGCTATCTTTGCAACAAGGGACCGCGCATCCTCCAGGAAACGCTCATCGACACCTACCACATCCCCTTCGCCCAAAAGAGCGCGGATTCCTGGTACCTGACCCGCGAGGGCGGCCACTCCCTGGCCCGCATCCTCTGCGCCGCCGACCACACCGGCCGGACCATCATGGAACGGCTGGTGGAGCACATCGAGAAGACCCCGAACATCCGCGTGCTCACCCAGCGCACGGCCATCGACCTGCTCACCACGCACCACCACGCCCAGCACATGGACTTCAAGTTCAGCCTCCAGAACCAGTGCGTGGGGGCGTACGTGTTCAACGCCCAGATGGACAAGGTGGAGACCATCCTGGCCGACTTCACTGTCCTGGCCACGGGCGGCGTGGGGCAGGTCTACCTGCACACCACCAATTCCCGGGGCTCCATCGGCTCGGGCCTGAGCATGGCCTCCCGCGCCGGGGCCAAGATCATGAACGCCGAGTACATGCAGTTTCACCCCACGGCGCTTTACGAGGGCTCCAGCAGGGCCGACCGCCGCTTCCTCATCTCCGAGGCCGTGCGCGGCGAGGGCGCGCGCCTGGTGAACAGCGCGGGCGAGGCCTTCATGCCCCGCCACGACCAGCGCGCCGACCTGGCTCCCCGCGACATCGTGGCCCGGGCCATCATGGAGGAGCTGCTCCACTCCGGCGAGGACTGCGTGTATCTGGACGCGGCCAATTACGTGGACGCGGACCTCAGGGAGCGCTTCCCCACGATCTACGAGAAGTGCCTGGAAATCGGCGTGGACATGACCCGCGACCCCATCCCGGTGGTGCCCGTGGCCCACTATTTCTGCGGCGGCGTACTGGTGGACAACCGGGGCCGGACCACCCTGGAGCGGCTCTACGCCGCCGGGGAGTGCTCCTGCACCGGCCTGCACGGGGCCAACCGCCTGGCCAGCACCTCGCTGCTGGAAGGACTCGTCTGGGGCCACAGCGCGGCCCAGGACATCATCAAGCGCACGGGCACCCAGTCCCGACTCTCGCGCAAGCTCCAGTCCGCCATCCCGGACTGGGTCAGCCTGGGCGAGGTCAAGAACGACGACCCCGCGCTCATCGCCCAGGACTGGGCCACCATCCGCCACACCATGTGGAACTACGTGGGCATCACCCGGACCACGGCGCGGCTCTCGCGGGCCTTCAGCGAGATGCGCAACCTGTCCAAGAACATCCAGGATTTCTACAAGCAGACCGTGATCAGCAAGCCCATCATCGACCTCTTCCACGGCTGCCAGGCGGCCTACCTCATCACCCAGGCCGCGCTGCGCAACAAGAAGAGCCAGGGCTGCCACTACCGCGTGGACTAGGCCCCGGGCGGGCGACGCAACCAGCCAACGCAAAAAGCCCGCCGCGCTCAAGGCGCGGCGGGCTCGTCTTCGCGAAGAAACGCGGAGCTAGGCCAGCTTGTTCAGGGCCTGCTGCAGGCGGGCGATCCGGCGGGCGGCGTTGCGCGCGTGGATCACCTTCTTGGAAGCGGCCTTGTCCAGGGTGGAGGAAGCCAAGTTCAGAGCGGTCTGGGCCTGTTCCTTGTCCTTGGACTCCAGGGCCTCGTGCACCTTCTTGACCACGTTCTTGATGCGGGTCTTCACGGCGCGGTTGCGGTCACGACGCTTCAGGCTCTGCCGGTGGCGCTTCAAAGCGGATTCATGATTGGCCAAGGTCCTATCTCCTGATCGTTGCGAGTGTCATTCTTGGTGTGTTGAACCAAGAGAGATTGCTTACAGGCCCGACAAAGCGATGTCAAGTCATTTTCACACCTGCAGGGCGCCGAAATCGGCCAGCCGCCCCAGGCGGTCCACCAGGGACTTAAGCAGGTTCAATCGATTTTCCCGCAGGGCCGCGTCCTCACACATGACCATCACGTTGTCGAAGAAGGCGTCCACGGCGGGCCGCAGGTCGCGCAGCAGCCCGAGCAGGCCGTGGAAGTCGCCGCGTTTCCAGAGCTCGCGGAAGCGGTCCTCGGTCTCGGACAGCTTGGCGGCCAGGGCCTTTTCCTCGGCGGCCTCGAAGCGCCCGGCCTCGAAGGCCCCGGACAGCTCCACTCCGGCCTCTCCGGCCTGCTTGCGGATGATGTTGGCCGCGCGCTTGAAGGTCAGCACGGCCTGTCCGAAGTCGGCCTCGCGGCTGAAGGCGGTCAGGGCCTCCAGGCGTTCGCGCAGGGTCTTCACGTCGGTGAAGCCCGCGCCCAGGGCCGCGTCCACCACGCGGGTGTCGTGGCCCTGGCCGGTGAACAAGGCGCGCAGGCGCTGGCCGAAGAAGTCCAGGAGCTTCTCCCGGGCCTCGGCCGCGTCCAGCTTCCAGCTCACCGCGCCGTAGCCCTCCTGGGCCCAGACCACGAGCTGCTCCAGGTCCAGGCGCAGGCCGTGCTCCATGACGATGCGGCAGATGCCCAGGGCCGCGCGGCGCAGGGCATAGGGATCGTTGGCTCCGGTGGGGATCATGTTCAGGCCGAAGCAGCCCGCCAGGGTGTCGGCCTTCTCGGCCACGGCCAGCAGGGCGCCGCCCAGGGTGCCCGGCACAGGGGAATCCGGTCCGGCGGGCAGGTACTGCTCGGCCACGGCCCGGGCCACCAGCTCGGACTTGCCCTTGCGCGCGGCGTAGATGCCGCCC of Desulfovibrio aminophilus contains these proteins:
- the nadC gene encoding carboxylating nicotinate-nucleotide diphosphorylase, whose amino-acid sequence is MADTLFDRFFQNEARLFLLTTIRVALSEDGPDLTSDGIFAPEDMAQAHIVARQSCVAAGLPIASLVLDFCGGGHQVLLNMDEGERVSDGAVLAVIQAPAARLLKAERVILNFICHLSGIATLTARYVDALAGSRTRLLDTRKTLPGLRYPEKYAVLAGGGLNHRRNLTEMLLVKNNHIDRAGSITEAVKRLRAAHSPCPPLEVECRTLDEVREAVACSVERIMFDNMGPDGIAAALRLVPKGIETEVSGNVTLETVAEIGRLGPDFVSVGRITHSAPVADMSLRITPL
- the nadA gene encoding quinolinate synthase NadA, encoding MNDIHSRIEALRAALGGRLAILGHHYQSDEVVAHTDYRGDSLELSRRVPELSAGHIVFCGVFFMAESAAVLAREGQKVHTPAPEAGCTMSNMAPAPLLAAVLESLGRAGRRVTPLTYVNSSAEVKAVCGRFGGSVCTSANAKTMLAWALGQGEAVLFLPDKNLAANTADTLGLSRDERHVLDIRALGSRLDLAAASRARLLVWPGCCSIHHRFRARHVAEARAAHPGCLVAVHPECPDETVRAADAAGSTSFLIDFTAKAPAGSTLVIGTEEALVHRLAKQYAGEKTVLPLKDVRCGNMAKTTPERLAALLETLDRAEPVRVAPEIAESANLALRRMLDACARA
- the nadB gene encoding L-aspartate oxidase; translation: MNNHVKTDVLVIGSGIAGAIAALTLAASGREVTLITAADNLFIGNTRLAQGGIVFHALQDNPRKLEQDILTAGWNQNLLRAVRYLCNKGPRILQETLIDTYHIPFAQKSADSWYLTREGGHSLARILCAADHTGRTIMERLVEHIEKTPNIRVLTQRTAIDLLTTHHHAQHMDFKFSLQNQCVGAYVFNAQMDKVETILADFTVLATGGVGQVYLHTTNSRGSIGSGLSMASRAGAKIMNAEYMQFHPTALYEGSSRADRRFLISEAVRGEGARLVNSAGEAFMPRHDQRADLAPRDIVARAIMEELLHSGEDCVYLDAANYVDADLRERFPTIYEKCLEIGVDMTRDPIPVVPVAHYFCGGVLVDNRGRTTLERLYAAGECSCTGLHGANRLASTSLLEGLVWGHSAAQDIIKRTGTQSRLSRKLQSAIPDWVSLGEVKNDDPALIAQDWATIRHTMWNYVGITRTTARLSRAFSEMRNLSKNIQDFYKQTVISKPIIDLFHGCQAAYLITQAALRNKKSQGCHYRVD
- the rpsT gene encoding 30S ribosomal protein S20 — protein: MANHESALKRHRQSLKRRDRNRAVKTRIKNVVKKVHEALESKDKEQAQTALNLASSTLDKAASKKVIHARNAARRIARLQQALNKLA